TAAGTTCCGCAGCGCCGCTCAGCGCTTCATTATTTTCAGACTGTCGACGTGTGAAACGTATCCGCTCGGAGACATGGCTGAAACCGCTCCAGCTGCCGCCGCTCCTCCGGCTAAAGCTCCCAAGAAGAAATCGGCGTCTAAACCCAAGAAAACGGGCCCGAACGTCAGGGACCTCATCGTCAAGACTGTGACCGCCTCCAAGGAGAGAAGCGGCGTGTCCCTCGCCGCCCTGAAGAAGGCTCTTTCTGCGGGTGGTTACGATGTGGAGAAAAACAACTCCCGCGTCAAGATCGCCGTCAAGAGTTTGGTGACCAACGGCACCCTGGTCCAGACCAAAGGCACTGGCGCCTCCGGTTCCTTCAAGCTCAACAAGAAGCAAGCCGAAACCAAGAAGAAACCTGCCAAGAAAACCCCCGCGAAAGCAAAGAAGCCTGCTGCCAAGAAACCCGCCGCCAAGAAATCCCCCAAGAAGGTGAAGAAACCGGCAGCCACCGCAGCAAAGAAGGCGACAAAGAGCCCCAAGAAGGCCAAGAAACCTGCAGCTGCTAAGAAGCCAGCTAAGAGCCCCAAAAAGGCGAAGCCAGCAGCCGCTAAGAAAGCAGCCAAGAGCCCCAAGAAGGTCAAGGCAGCCAAACCCAAGACGGTGAAGCCTAAAGCAGCCAAGCCTAAAAAGGCGGCAcccaaaaagaaataaatatcactgagtttgtttcttcttaaAACAAAACGGCTCTTTTAAGAGCCACCCACTTGTTACGATTAAAgagcaatattttaatttaatttaatgattattgAGGTTTTAATGAGAGTGTGTAAACTCAGGGAGTTTGTATGCTTTTATGTCAGTAAAATACAATCtacaatacattatattatttactgcgtttaaaacatttgttcatGATTAAAATTTATTCACACTAGTATCTTAATGATATTTGAAACATTGATTAGACGGATGTAGCTGAATCATCGGATGCTAGGCTTGGTATGAAAATAATACCAGAGGCTAAtctactttgaaaaaaaaaagtttttccagTGTTTATGTGGACATTTATTTCAATGTGTGATTGTATAACCTTGGTTATTATATCATCTTCTGCATTAAAcgcattttgtaaataaaataatttaaaatttctgtTCATTCATCATGACAACACATGAGAATGAGTAGGCTGGCAGAAAGGGGGTGGGTTTTTAGTTTTTGGAGGGATTTGCAGTGATTGGTTTTCAACTGTGACAGACTCTGACCAATAGACGAAAAGCACTCTCTTATAAAAACTGATCGTTTAAGCAGTTACTTCACTATTTTTGTGTTGACTAGCAATAGCAACTTCAGTGATTTAACAATGAGTGGAAGAGGCAAAACCGGAGGCAAAGCCAGAGCAAAGGCTAAGACCCGCTCATCCAGGGCAGGACTGCAGTTTCCCGTCGGCCGTGTTCACAGGCTTCTCCGCAAAGGCAACTATGCCGAGCGAGTTGGTGCTGGTGCTCCCGTTTATTTGGCCGCTGTGCTCGAGTATCTGACTGCTGAGATCTTGGAGTTGGCTGGAAACGCCGCTCGGGACAACAAGAAGACCCGTATCATCCCCCGTCACCTGCAGCTGGCGGTGCGCAACGACGAGGAGCTGAACAAACTCCTGGGCGGAGTGACCATCGCTCAGGGCGGTGTGCTGCCCAACATCCAGGCTGTGTTGCTACCTAAGAAAACCGAGAAGCCCgccaaaagcaaataaataaatcgcaGGCCCCCACAAAGGCTCTTTTCAGAGCCACCCACTTTGTCTATAAGAGTAGTTTGAATTATATGGTAAATTTCAACCGCTTTCCtttctctcttacacacacctataaatatataatataacttttGCTGTTGGTGCAAAAAAAGAATTTGATAATCTTTGTCAGAGAATGGTGCCTTATAAATGGCACCTTTAAAAAGATATGAAagaattgttaaaatataaagtgtGATACAATAGAGTGTGTGTGCAATATGTTAATGCTATTACACTGCGATAGGATGATAgggaaatgttttaaaaattaaaaaaatcttaaacccCATTGTCACGTGTAGTGTAGacaaaaagtaactttttaattactcctaataaacaaataaaaaaaaaaaaataaaaacagcattttcaaaGTCCAATAATGGGACACTGAAGTCCCAAACATGTTTGAGCGGGAAAGGCAAGCTGCCTCCGCTTATTTGAAAACATGAAGTGCTTGTTCATTGGCCATCTTAAGCTGCAACGTACCAAACAGCCAATCAAATGCCTCTTCTGACGCACCGCCCAATGCGGCAGAAGTGTTTAAAAAGCTGCTGCACACGCAGTGAAAAATCATTCTTTATTGAAGAGTTAAAGTCAACAATGGCAAGAACTAAACAGACCGCTCGTAAATCCACCGGTGGTAAAGCCCCGAGGAAGCAGCTCGCTACCAAAGCCGCCCGTAAGAGCGCTCCTGCCACCGGCGGCGTCAAGAAGCCTCATCGTTACAGGCCGGGTACCGTGGCTCTGCGAGAGATCCGTCGCTACCAGAAATCCACCGAGCTGCTGATTCGCAAGCTGCCCTTCCAGCGTCTGGTCCGAGAAATCGCTCAGGATTTCAAGACTGATCTGCGCTTCCAGAGCTCCGCGGTCATGGCCCTGCAGGAGTCCAGCGAGGCTTACTTGGTCGGTCTGTTTGAGGACACCAACTTGTGCGCCATCCACGCCAAGAGAGTGACCATCATGCCCAAAGATATTCAGCTGGCCCGCCGCATTCGTGGAGAGCGCGCTTAAACGCACTGCTCCTTACACCCAAAGGCTCTTTTCAGAGCCACCTACCTGTGTCGAACAAAGTGTAATTTCCTTGTCTCTTGTCGTGTTGTTTAAAACCCACTCAAAAGACAAATTTGTAATACGAAacgtaaatacacaaaatacgCAGCGATCTCTAATATTTTTTCGGTAAAATAATTCTTCTGTAGGAAGATCGAGAAAAAATACTGCTAATGCAAgggaaaattatattttacagttttatttttttgcctatTGCTCTCTGCAGGTGTAATGATTCCAAATGTAAAATTGATGATTCTTATACAGAACTGGGTAGGTTGCTTACAAATTGTCAATTgtctgttactgattccaaattacatgacacaTTAGTAAGTAGTTGATAACATAAtctattacattacacattttaggtaatataatcagcttttagatgaattttaattactttaaaccaatgccatttatttaaatagactGTCCTGTACCatatttgatataaaaatacaaagattaACATATGTTCCATTTATTGCTATTAACAACattaagtgcattaaacatgTCAAGGTTTAGCAAACTGGGGTTTGAGAAAGAACTGCAGGGGGTTTCCG
The Labeo rohita strain BAU-BD-2019 unplaced genomic scaffold, IGBB_LRoh.1.0 scaffold_1290, whole genome shotgun sequence genome window above contains:
- the LOC127157984 gene encoding histone H1-like, producing the protein MAETAPAAAAPPAKAPKKKSASKPKKTGPNVRDLIVKTVTASKERSGVSLAALKKALSAGGYDVEKNNSRVKIAVKSLVTNGTLVQTKGTGASGSFKLNKKQAETKKKPAKKTPAKAKKPAAKKPAAKKSPKKVKKPAATAAKKATKSPKKAKKPAAAKKPAKSPKKAKPAAAKKAAKSPKKVKAAKPKTVKPKAAKPKKAAPKKK
- the LOC127157987 gene encoding histone H2A-like, with amino-acid sequence MSGRGKTGGKARAKAKTRSSRAGLQFPVGRVHRLLRKGNYAERVGAGAPVYLAAVLEYLTAEILELAGNAARDNKKTRIIPRHLQLAVRNDEELNKLLGGVTIAQGGVLPNIQAVLLPKKTEKPAKSK
- the LOC127157985 gene encoding histone H3-like; this translates as MARTKQTARKSTGGKAPRKQLATKAARKSAPATGGVKKPHRYRPGTVALREIRRYQKSTELLIRKLPFQRLVREIAQDFKTDLRFQSSAVMALQESSEAYLVGLFEDTNLCAIHAKRVTIMPKDIQLARRIRGERA